The genomic DNA CGGCCGGGCTGCTGCGCTACCTCGTCTCCTACCGCGAGCACGCCGGTTTCCACGAGCAGTGCGTGGAAGGCATCTTCCTGGACCTCCTGCGGCTCGACCCCGTGGCCCTGTCGGTGGAGGCGCGTTACACCCGCCGCGGCGGGCTCGACATCAATCCATGGCGGGCGAGCCCCGGGCACCCGCCGCCGCCCGTCCGACGCGAGCTGCGCCAGTAACGCCCATTCACGCAGGCGCGATCCGGTCTTAACCAGCGCCGTGGGAGGCTGCGGTTCCCCGCGCTGGAGCGACCCCCATGAGTGACACCCGCAAGACCCCCGATCCGGCCTCGCTGTCGCTGAAAGGTGCCGGCACCGGGTCCGGCGCCGCCCCGGCCGGCAAGGCGGATTTCTCCGGCGTCCGCGGCAGCGTCGACAGCACCGAGGACCCGGTGCGTGGCGCCGACTTCGGCAAGGTCAGCTCCTCGATCGAATCCACCGAGGACGTGCTCGACGAGCGTTCGCACACGGTCGCCCGGGGCGACACCCTGTCGCGCATTTCGAACCGGTACTACGGCTCGGCCAACCACTGGAAGGACATCTTCGAGGCCAATCGCGACCTGCTCGACGATCCCGACCTCATCCAGCCGGGCCAGGTGCTGCGCATCCCCGCACGCCCGCGCGACGACGGCTGAAGCATCCGCCTTCCGGACCCACCCGCAGAGGACACCCTGATGACCCAGACCCGTTCCCACCGCCTGCTGGCACTGACTGCCGCCATCGCCTGTGCAGTAGCGCTCGGTGCCTGCAACCGCGACCAGCCCGCCGCCGACACGCCGCCGGTGGGCGCGCCGATGCCGGCCGATCCGGTCGCCCAGCCGGCGAACCCGGCCACGACCCCGTCGGCAACGCAGTCCGCCACGGTCAGCGAGGTGCTGCTGGGCACCGAGGCCAGCGGTAACGAACGCGTTGCCGAGCCGAAGACGACCTTCGCCCGCAGCGACCGCACCATCGTCGCCTCGGTGGTCACGCGTGCCGACAGCCCGGCGGAGACCGAAGTTCGCGCACGCTGGACGTTCCAGGATGGCCAGCTGGTCGACGAGACCAGCCAGCGCCTCAACCTGAGCGGTCCGGGCGTGACCAATTTCCGTGTCAACAACCAGGAAGACTGGCCGGCCGGCAGCTACACCGTCGAGATCTCGCTGGACGGCAACGTGGTGCAGACCCAGCAGTTCACCGTGCAGTAACGACGCCTCCCCCGCGGTGTCCGGACGGGCGTGGTCGTTGCGGCCACGCCCGTTCTTTTTGCGCACGGCGCGCGGCTACCATGGCATCCCCTGGACCTCGGGACCATGGCATGCGCATCCTGGTACTTGGCGCCGGCGGCACCGGCGGATATTTCGGCGGGCGGCTCGCCCAGGCGGGCGTCGACGTAACCTTCCTGGTGCGCCCGGCGCGCGCGGCCGAACTCGCCACAAACGGCCTGCGCCTGCGCAGCCCGCTGGGCGATGCCAGCGTGCCGGTGCGCTGCCTCACCGCCGACGCCCTGGCCGCCGACGCGGCGCAGGCGCCATACGACCTTGTGGTGCTGAGCTGCAAGGCCTACGACCTCGACAGCGCCATCGCGGCGATCGCACCGGCCGTGGGCGCGGAGACGGCGGTGCTACCGATCCTCAACGGCCTGCGTCACTACCCGCTGCTGGATCAGCACTTCGGTGCCGGGCGGGTGATCGGCGGCCTGTGCTTCATCAGCGTCAGCAAGGCCGAAGACGGCGGCATCGCCCATCACAGCCAGGCGGCCTCGATCACCTTCGGCGAACGCGACGGCACCCGCAGCGCCCGTTGCACAGCGTTCGCAGACGCGTGCCGCCGGGCCGGCATCGACCACCTGCATGCCGACGACATCGCCCGCGAGCAGTGGATCAAGTTCACCTTCCTGGCAACCCTTGCCGGCGCGACCTGCCTGATGCGTGCGGCGATCGGCGATATCGTGGCCGGCGAGGACGGCCGCGGATTCATCACCGCGCTGTATGCGGAAACCCTGGTCGCGGCGGCGGCCGCCGGCCACCCGGTGCCCGAACGCGCGCGCGCCACCGCGCTCGCCCAGCTGACCCGCGCGGATTCACCGCTCAGGGCCTCGATGCTGCATGACCTGGAAGCCGGCAACCGGGTGGAAGCGGCGCATATCGTCGGCGACATGCGCGACCGCGTGCGCGCAGCCGGCGCGCCGGCACCGCTGCTGGCGGCCGCGTACTGCCACCTGCAGGCCTACGAGCGACTGCGCAGGGGCTGAGCGTCGCCGACGGCGCCAGATGGGGCAGCGCGATACGGGATGGACGCGGCACGGTGCGGGAGCCTGGCTGCGGACGCTTGCAGGCCCGCGACGCCGGGCAGCGCGGGACGGTCAGGATCCGTGCGTGACCTGCGCAGGTGCGGAGTGCGTCCGGATGCGCGCAGCTGTCGGGATGCCGACAGCTCGCAGCGCGTATCCGTGCACATATCGAAGAAAGCGCCCCGGCCCGGCAGATGTCCCCACTGCTCAGATGGCGGCCCGTGTTCCCTTGCGGAGCTGCGTTCCATGCTTCTGCATGAGCCGTGCCGCCGGGGCGTGGTGTGGACTATGACCGCGACACTTTGCCGAATCTGTCGGCGCCTGCCCCGTTGCCGTGTAGGAAAAGTCTGACACCGCTCCGGCGTCGCCGGAGCGGCGACGGTGGCCGGACGCGTGGCGTACCGTTCGCCGGCGTTTTCCCTCGCTCCGGCAAACCGGCGACAATGGCCGGCCATGCGCGCCGACACCCAGTGCGGTTGTCGGCCCGGAAAACCGCAGCGGCTTGCGCCGCCCGCACGTTCCGCCCGCGCGATCCCCGACACACAGCGAGATGACCCGCCCATGTCCAGCACGCCGAAGATCCTCTACACGCTGACCGACGAAGCCCCGTTCCTGGCCACGCAGTCGCTGCTGCCGATCGTGAAAGCGTTCACCGCCCCGGCCGGGATCACCGTCGAAACCCGCGACATCTCGCTGGCCGCGCGGATCCTGGCGCAGTTCCCGGAACGCCTGGGCGATGCCGCCGTGGCCGACGATCTCGCCGAACTGGGCGAGCTGGCGAAGACCCCGGAAGCCAACATCATCAAGCTGCCCAACATCAGCGCCTCGGTGCCGCAGCTCAAGGCCGCGATCCGCGAACTGCAGGCCCAGGGTTTCGACCTGCCGGACTACCCGGACGAGCCTTCCGACGACGCCGGGCGCGACACCAAGGCGCGCTACGACCGGGTCAAGGGCAGCGCGGTGAACCCGGTGCTGCGCGAGGGCAATTCCGACCGTCGCGCGCCGGCTTCGGTGAAGGCGTACGCACGCAAGCATCCGCACCGGATGGGCAAGTGGAGCAGTGATTCGAAGTCGCACGTGGCGCATATGGACGCCGGCGATTTCTACGGCAGCGAGCGTTCCGCGACGATTGCTGCCGCCGGTGCGCTGAAAATCGAACTGGTCGCCGCCGACGGCACCGCCACGGTGCTCAGGGACGCGGTGAAGGTGCAGGCCGGGGAGGTCGTCGATGCCGCGGTGATGAGCCGCCGCGCGCTGTCGGAGTTCATCGCCCGCGAGATCGAGGATGCGCGCGCGCAGGGCGTGCTGTTCTCGCTGCATCTCAAGGCGACGATGATGAAGGTCTCCGACCCGATCATGTTCGGCGTCGCGGTCAACGCGTTCTATGGCGACGTGCTGGCGAAGCACGCCGAGGCGCTGGCGCAGGCGGGCTTCGATGCCAACAACGGCATCGGCGACCTGTATTCGAGCATCGCCTCGCTGCCCGACGACCAGCAGGCGGCGATCCGCGCCGACATCGATGCGCTGTACGCAAAGCGCCCGGGCCTGGCGATGGTGAACTCCGACAAGGGCATCACCAACCTCCACGTGCCCAGCGACGTCATCGTGGATGCCTCGATGCCGGCGATGATCCGGGACTCCGGCCGCATGTGGAATGCAAACGGCGAGCTGCAGGACACCAAGGCGGTGATCCCCGACCGCAGCTACGCCGGCATCTACCAGGCGGTGATCGCCGACTGCAAGGCAAACGGCGCATTCGATCCGGCCACCATGGGCAGCGTGCCCAATGTCGGTCTGATGGCGCAGAAGGCCGAGGAATACGGCAGCCACGACAAGACCTTCCAGATCCCGGCCGACGGCACCGTGCGCGTCACCGACCAGAACGGCAACGTGGTGTTCGAACACGCGGTGGAAGCCGGCGACATCTGGCGCATGTGCCAGACCAAGGACGCGCCGATCCAGGACTGGGTGAAGCTGGCGGTGACCCGCGCGCGCCTGTCCGGCACGCCGGCGATCTTCTGGCTCGACCCGCAGCGCGCGCACGATGCGCAGCTGATCAGCAAGGTCGAGCGTTACCTCGCGGACCATGACACCAGCGGGCTGGACATCCGCATCCTGCCGCCGGTGGAGGCGATGGCGGAGTCGCTGGCGCGCATCCGCCGCGGCGAGGACACCATCTCGGTGACCGGCAACGTGCTGCGCGACTACCTCACCGACCTGTTCCCGATCATGGAGCTGGGCACCAGCGCGAAGATGCTGTCGGTGGTGCCGCTGATGGCCGGCGGCGGGCTGTTCGAGACCGGTGCCGGCGGCTCCGCGCCCAAGCACGTGCAGCAGTTCACCGCCGAGAACTACCTGCGCTGGGATTCGCTGGGCGAGTTTCTCGCGCTGGCCGCCTCGCTCGAGCACCTCGGCGAGACCCAGGGCAATGCGCGCGCGAAGGTGCTGGCACGGGCGCTGGATGCGGCCAACGGCCAGATCCTCGACAACGACCGCTCGCCGGCGCGCAAGCTCGGCCAGCTCGACAACCGCGGCAGCCACTACTACCTGGCGCTGTACTGGGCGCAGGCCCTGGCTGCACAGGACGAGGACGCGGAACTGAAGACCCGGTTCGCGCCGCTGGCACGGGCGCTCGCCGACGCCGAACAGGCGATCCTTGGCGAACTTGCCGGCGCGCAGGGCAGTGCGGTCGACATCGGTGGCTACTACCACCCGGACCTGGACAGGGTCGCCGCCGCGATGCGGCCGAGCGCGACCTTCAACGCCGCGCTCGCGCAGCTCGAAGGCTGACGTCCGCAGCGGAGTCGTCGAAACGAACCCCGCCACGGCGGGGTTCTTTCGTTCACGGGCGCAGGCTCCGGCCACCCGCGCCGAGCTGCTGCTGGATGCCCGCCAGATGGTGGCGCCGTCACCGCATCGCCTGCAGCCGCCACGGTGGCGTTACCCGGCGTATCCGCCGCGGACCGCGAAGCTTCCGGGCGTTCCCGCCTTGCGCGGATGGATCCACGCGCAGACCACCGGCACGCCCGCCAGACCCCGCCCGACGCAGCCGCACCCCGTTGGTGGAGCAGGGCCAAGAAGGCTGAAACCTGCTGTCTACGCCCGGCCCCAGTCGATCTCGCGCACCACCGGGCGCTCGGCCTCGCGCGCCACGGTGACCGTCATGCCCTCGGTTTCGCCGCCGTGCAGCAGCAGGTAGACGGCACCGAGATCGCCGTCCTCGCGCAATTCCCAGTCGCGCACGGTACGCGCGACCTCGATGCGGTCCGGCGCCGGGCCCACCCAGTCGACGAGGTCCTGGTAGGCCTCGCGCAGCGCTGACGGCGGCCAGTCGTCGCGGGCATCGGAAGACAGCAGCAGGTGCGCGCCGGCGTACTTGCCGTGGATCAGCTTGGTCGCGAATTCCACGGCGACGCGGGTGCACGCATCGAGGTCGGCGGTCGGGCTCATCGGGGTGGCAGGCGCTGCACGGGGGAGGTGCTGACGGCGAAACGCTACGTCGGCGGCGGCCGCCGGGCAAGAACCGGCGTCACCACCGCGACGGCCGGCGCCGTCGCGGTCACGGCACGATCCGTACCAGCCGCTTGCCGAAGTTGTCCCCGCGCAGCAGGCCGATCAGGCCCTGCGGCGCGTGTTCCAGTCCGTCGACCACGTCCTCGCGGTAGGCGATGCGGTCCTCGCGCAGCCACGCCCCCATCTCGCGCAGGAACTCCGGATACAACGCGGCGAAATCACTCTGGATGAAACCGCGTACGGTCAGGTGCCGCGACAGGATCAGCCCCATCGCCTGCGGCAGGCGGTCCGGGCCCGGCGGCGGCGCGGTGTCGTTGTAGTGCGCCACCAGCCCGCACACCGGGATGCGCGCGAAGTCGTTGAGCAGCGGCATGACCGCCTCGAGCACCTTGCCGCCGACGTTCTCGAAATAGACGTCGATGCCGTCGGGCACCGCCGCCGCCAGCTGCTCCGCGAAGTCCGGTGCGCGGTGGTCGAGGGCGACGTCGAAGCCGAGTTCGTCGCGCACATGCGCCACCTTGCGCTCGCCGCCGGCGATGCCGACCACGCGCGCGCCGCGCAGTTTCGCGATCTGGCCGACGGTGGCGCCCACCGGGCCGCTGGCCGCGGCAACCACCAGCGTCTCGCCGGGTTTCGGCCGGCCGATCTCCTGCAGCCCGGCATACGCGGTGAAGCCGGGCATGCCGTAGACGCCCAGCGCGGTGGTCAGCGGCAGCGCGGTGGGATCCAGCTTGCGGCTGAGGCTGCCGCCATCGGCGACCGCGTAGTCCTGCCAGCCGCCATAGGCCAGTACCCAGTCGCCCGGGTTCCATTCCGGGTGCATCGACTCGACCACCTGCGCCACGGTGGCGCCGCCGAGGGTTTCGCCGATCTCCAGCCCCCGCGCGTAGGAGCGGCCGGCATTCATGCGGCCGCGCATGTACGGATCCAAGGACAGCCAGTGGTTGCGCAGCAGCACCTGGCCCTTGCGCGGCAGCGGCAGCACCTCGTCGACGAGGCGGAAGTCGCCGTCGACGGGTTCACCCTTCGGGCGTGCGGCGAGCACGATGCGGCGGTTGTGCACGGCATGGCTCATGGCGTCACTCGCTCGAGCTGGCCGCATCGAGCGCGGCGATGTCGGCGGGCGACAGCGGCAACGTCGCGGCACCGAGCAGTTCGTCGAGCTGCGCGGTGGTGGTGGCGCTGGCGATCGGCGCGGTGATCGAGGGCCGCGCGGTCAGCCAGGCCAGCGCGACCTGCGCGGCGGTGGCGCGATGGGTGGCGGCGATGCTGTCGAGCGTCGAGAGGATGCGTTCGCCGCGCGGGTTGAGGTACTTCCCCACCACCGTGCTGCCGCGCGCGCTGCTGCGCACGGCGTCCGCCGCGCTGCGGTACTTGCCGCTCAGAAAGCCGCTGGCCAGCGAGTAGTAGCTCACCACGCCCAGCCCGCGCTCGAGCGCCATCGGTTCCAGTTCCGCCTCGTAGCCGATGCGGTCGTAGAGGTTGTATTCCGGCTGCAGCACCTCGTAGCGCGGCAGCCCATGGCGCTCGGCGATGTCGAGCGCCTCGCCCAGGCGCACGGCGCTGAAGTTGGACGCACCGATGGTGCGCACCTTGCCCTGTTCGATCAGCCGCGAGAACGCGCCCAGCACATCCTCGATCGGCACGCCCGGATCATCCTCGTGGGCGAAGTAGACGTCGATGGTGTCGATGCCCAGCCGCCGCAGCGAGTCGTCGGCGGCGCGCGCGATGTTGTCGGGCGACAGTCCCGGCCGTTCGCTCCACTTCGCGACCTTGGTGGCGATGACCACGTCGTCGCGGCGACCGCTGCGCGCCAGCCAGCGGCCGATCAGGGTCTCGGACTCGCCGCCGCGGTTGCCGGGTACCCAGGCCGGGTAGGCATCGGCGGTGTCGATGAAGCCGAAGCCGCTGGCGGTGAATGCGTCGAGCAGGGCGAACGTGGTGGCTTCATCCGCGCTCCAGCCGAACACGTTGCCGCCGAACGCGAACGGGCGGATGTGCAGGCCGGAACGGCCCAGCGGGCGCAGGTCACGGGGTGCGGTCATGCGCAGGCTCCTTGCGGTCGAAAACCCGGACCCTAGCGCGGAACCGGTTGCCGGGTCGCGAAGGCGCGCGGCCGCAGCGTGTGGCCCGGCGCGTGCGCGGGTAACCTCTGCGGCCTGTCCCCGATCCGGAAACGCCGATGAAGCCGATGCTCTCCGCCGCGCTGTTGCCCGCACTGCTCGCCGCCTGTGGCACGGGCGCCGCCGTCACCGCCGACCCGGCGACCACGCCGGCCACCACCGCGCGTGCCGACAGCGCAGCCGCGCTCGAGCGGGTGATCGCCGGCAACTGGCGCACCCCGGAATTCGCCGCCCGCGACAGCGCGCGCCACCCGAAGGAAACGCTGGCGTTCTTCGGCATCCGCCCGGACATGACCGTGGTGGAGATCGCGCCCGGCGGCGGCTGGTACATGGAACTGCTGGCGCCCTACCTGCGTGACCAGGGCCGCTACGTGGGCGCGATCGTCGACCCGGCCACGGTGGCGCCCGAGCGCCGCGAGGCCGCCGAGCGCGCCCGCCGCGCGCTGGCCGAACGCCAGCCGGCCACGGTCTTCGACCGCGCGACCATCCACGGCTACGACCCGAAGGCGCCGCGCTTCGGCCCGGATGCCTCGGCCGACGCGGTGCTGACGTTCCGCAACGTCCACAACTGGCTGTCGGCGGGCAACGCCCAGGCGATGTTCGAGGGCTTCCACAGGGTCCTGAAGGACGGTGGCGTGCTCGGCGTGGTCGAGCACCGTGCCGGGCGCGAACTGCCGGCCGACGACCGTT from Luteimonas sp. YGD11-2 includes the following:
- a CDS encoding LysM peptidoglycan-binding domain-containing protein, with the translated sequence MSDTRKTPDPASLSLKGAGTGSGAAPAGKADFSGVRGSVDSTEDPVRGADFGKVSSSIESTEDVLDERSHTVARGDTLSRISNRYYGSANHWKDIFEANRDLLDDPDLIQPGQVLRIPARPRDDG
- the panE gene encoding 2-dehydropantoate 2-reductase produces the protein MRILVLGAGGTGGYFGGRLAQAGVDVTFLVRPARAAELATNGLRLRSPLGDASVPVRCLTADALAADAAQAPYDLVVLSCKAYDLDSAIAAIAPAVGAETAVLPILNGLRHYPLLDQHFGAGRVIGGLCFISVSKAEDGGIAHHSQAASITFGERDGTRSARCTAFADACRRAGIDHLHADDIAREQWIKFTFLATLAGATCLMRAAIGDIVAGEDGRGFITALYAETLVAAAAAGHPVPERARATALAQLTRADSPLRASMLHDLEAGNRVEAAHIVGDMRDRVRAAGAPAPLLAAAYCHLQAYERLRRG
- a CDS encoding NADP-dependent isocitrate dehydrogenase, which translates into the protein MSSTPKILYTLTDEAPFLATQSLLPIVKAFTAPAGITVETRDISLAARILAQFPERLGDAAVADDLAELGELAKTPEANIIKLPNISASVPQLKAAIRELQAQGFDLPDYPDEPSDDAGRDTKARYDRVKGSAVNPVLREGNSDRRAPASVKAYARKHPHRMGKWSSDSKSHVAHMDAGDFYGSERSATIAAAGALKIELVAADGTATVLRDAVKVQAGEVVDAAVMSRRALSEFIAREIEDARAQGVLFSLHLKATMMKVSDPIMFGVAVNAFYGDVLAKHAEALAQAGFDANNGIGDLYSSIASLPDDQQAAIRADIDALYAKRPGLAMVNSDKGITNLHVPSDVIVDASMPAMIRDSGRMWNANGELQDTKAVIPDRSYAGIYQAVIADCKANGAFDPATMGSVPNVGLMAQKAEEYGSHDKTFQIPADGTVRVTDQNGNVVFEHAVEAGDIWRMCQTKDAPIQDWVKLAVTRARLSGTPAIFWLDPQRAHDAQLISKVERYLADHDTSGLDIRILPPVEAMAESLARIRRGEDTISVTGNVLRDYLTDLFPIMELGTSAKMLSVVPLMAGGGLFETGAGGSAPKHVQQFTAENYLRWDSLGEFLALAASLEHLGETQGNARAKVLARALDAANGQILDNDRSPARKLGQLDNRGSHYYLALYWAQALAAQDEDAELKTRFAPLARALADAEQAILGELAGAQGSAVDIGGYYHPDLDRVAAAMRPSATFNAALAQLEG
- a CDS encoding NADP-dependent oxidoreductase; this encodes MSHAVHNRRIVLAARPKGEPVDGDFRLVDEVLPLPRKGQVLLRNHWLSLDPYMRGRMNAGRSYARGLEIGETLGGATVAQVVESMHPEWNPGDWVLAYGGWQDYAVADGGSLSRKLDPTALPLTTALGVYGMPGFTAYAGLQEIGRPKPGETLVVAAASGPVGATVGQIAKLRGARVVGIAGGERKVAHVRDELGFDVALDHRAPDFAEQLAAAVPDGIDVYFENVGGKVLEAVMPLLNDFARIPVCGLVAHYNDTAPPPGPDRLPQAMGLILSRHLTVRGFIQSDFAALYPEFLREMGAWLREDRIAYREDVVDGLEHAPQGLIGLLRGDNFGKRLVRIVP
- a CDS encoding aldo/keto reductase, which codes for MTAPRDLRPLGRSGLHIRPFAFGGNVFGWSADEATTFALLDAFTASGFGFIDTADAYPAWVPGNRGGESETLIGRWLARSGRRDDVVIATKVAKWSERPGLSPDNIARAADDSLRRLGIDTIDVYFAHEDDPGVPIEDVLGAFSRLIEQGKVRTIGASNFSAVRLGEALDIAERHGLPRYEVLQPEYNLYDRIGYEAELEPMALERGLGVVSYYSLASGFLSGKYRSAADAVRSSARGSTVVGKYLNPRGERILSTLDSIAATHRATAAQVALAWLTARPSITAPIASATTTAQLDELLGAATLPLSPADIAALDAASSSE
- a CDS encoding methyltransferase domain-containing protein, which produces MKPMLSAALLPALLAACGTGAAVTADPATTPATTARADSAAALERVIAGNWRTPEFAARDSARHPKETLAFFGIRPDMTVVEIAPGGGWYMELLAPYLRDQGRYVGAIVDPATVAPERREAAERARRALAERQPATVFDRATIHGYDPKAPRFGPDASADAVLTFRNVHNWLSAGNAQAMFEGFHRVLKDGGVLGVVEHRAGRELPADDRSGYVAEQTVIALAEAAGFRLDARSDINANPADTRDHPNGVWTLPPTNRHEDADAAKYRAIGESDRMTLRFIKD